The Cystobacter fuscus DSM 2262 genome includes a region encoding these proteins:
- the hutG gene encoding N-formylglutamate deformylase, translated as MEPYLFKPGRIPLLVSMPHVGTQLPEGLRERLTDDAQGLPDTDWHLPILYDFLEEVGASVLVARYSRYTIDLNRPPDDTPLYATATTGLFPETLFDGRPLYRSGLAPEPTERKARLETYWRPYHERLEQTLAGFHARHGVAVLLDAHSICSVVPRLFEGRLPDLNIGTADGRSLAPQVTERLVATCATSGYSHVLNGRFKGGYITRHYGRPTTGYHAVQLEMAQCNYMDEDAPFTFREERAAALRPALRRFVEVLADFARSGGRS; from the coding sequence ATGGAGCCCTACCTCTTCAAACCGGGACGCATTCCGTTGCTCGTCAGCATGCCTCACGTGGGGACCCAGCTCCCGGAGGGGCTGCGCGAGCGGCTCACCGACGACGCCCAGGGCCTCCCGGACACCGACTGGCACCTGCCCATCCTCTATGACTTCCTCGAGGAGGTGGGTGCCAGCGTGCTGGTGGCCCGCTACTCGCGCTACACCATCGATCTCAACCGCCCGCCGGATGACACGCCGCTCTACGCCACCGCGACGACCGGCCTCTTCCCCGAGACGCTCTTCGACGGGCGTCCGCTCTACCGCTCTGGCCTCGCTCCCGAGCCCACCGAGCGCAAGGCGCGCCTCGAGACGTACTGGCGCCCCTATCACGAGCGCCTCGAGCAGACGCTGGCCGGGTTCCACGCGCGGCATGGAGTCGCGGTGCTGCTCGATGCGCACTCCATCTGCTCGGTCGTCCCGCGGCTGTTCGAGGGACGCCTGCCGGACCTCAACATCGGCACCGCGGACGGGCGGAGCCTCGCGCCGCAAGTCACCGAGCGGCTGGTGGCCACGTGCGCCACGAGTGGCTACTCGCACGTGCTCAACGGCCGCTTCAAGGGCGGCTACATCACCCGCCACTACGGGCGGCCCACCACCGGCTACCACGCCGTGCAACTCGAGATGGCCCAGTGCAACTACATGGACGAGGACGCGCCCTTCACCTTCCGCGAGGAGCGTGCGGCGGCCTTGCGGCCCGCGCTCCGGCGCTTCGTCGAGGTCCTGGCCGACTTCGCCCGCTCCGGCGGCCGGTCCTGA
- a CDS encoding formimidoylglutamate deiminase yields the protein MSRETSLFCHSVLLADGWAEDVLLRFDDRGVITAVDRGARPGDVRAGGPVIPGLPNLHSHAFQRAMAGLAERAGRTEDDFWTWRDTMYRFLARFTPEGLQAVAALLYLEMLKAGYTSVAEFHYLHHDQAGTRYSDCAENSHRIVAAARETGIRLTHLPTLYAHGGFGGRAPTEGQRRFLNTVEGLLGIVESVRRATAEDPSVRVGLALHSLRAVTPELLREALAGMNSLDARAPLHIHIAEQVKEVEDCLGWSGERPVQWLLNHVPVDSRWCLVHATHLTPEEVTRLAASGAVAGLCPTTEANLGDGLFPAGDYLRQGGVFGIGSDSHISVSAPEELRLLEYGQRLVARRRNVLRVGSEDSVGAGLYRAAVAGGARALGLSAPGLDVGAPADLVVLDADHPKLYGRTRDALLDSYLFASGSDCVRDVMVAGRFVVREGRHPAEDTLLARYRRELDRLLAVA from the coding sequence ATGAGCCGTGAGACGAGCCTGTTCTGCCACTCGGTGCTGCTGGCGGACGGTTGGGCGGAGGATGTGCTGCTGCGGTTCGATGACCGGGGCGTCATCACCGCGGTGGATCGCGGGGCGCGACCCGGGGACGTACGGGCCGGGGGACCGGTGATACCGGGGCTGCCCAATCTGCACTCCCATGCCTTCCAGCGCGCCATGGCCGGGCTCGCCGAGCGGGCGGGCCGCACCGAGGATGACTTCTGGACGTGGCGGGACACGATGTACCGCTTTCTCGCCCGGTTCACCCCGGAGGGCCTGCAGGCGGTGGCCGCGCTCCTGTACCTGGAGATGTTGAAGGCCGGCTACACCTCCGTGGCCGAGTTCCACTACCTCCACCATGACCAGGCGGGGACGCGGTATTCCGACTGCGCGGAGAACTCGCACCGCATCGTGGCCGCCGCGCGCGAGACGGGCATCCGGCTGACGCACCTGCCCACGCTCTATGCCCACGGGGGCTTCGGGGGACGCGCTCCCACCGAGGGGCAGCGGCGCTTCCTGAACACGGTCGAGGGGTTGCTGGGCATCGTGGAGTCCGTGCGGCGGGCGACGGCGGAGGATCCGTCGGTGCGCGTGGGCCTGGCGCTGCACTCGCTGCGCGCCGTGACGCCCGAGTTGCTGCGCGAGGCGCTCGCCGGCATGAACTCGCTGGACGCGCGGGCGCCGCTCCACATCCACATCGCCGAGCAGGTCAAGGAGGTGGAGGACTGCCTGGGCTGGAGCGGTGAGCGTCCCGTGCAGTGGTTGTTGAATCACGTGCCGGTGGACTCCCGGTGGTGCCTGGTGCACGCCACGCACCTCACGCCCGAGGAGGTGACCCGGCTGGCGGCCAGTGGCGCCGTGGCCGGCCTGTGCCCGACGACGGAGGCCAACCTGGGGGACGGGCTCTTCCCCGCGGGGGACTACCTGCGCCAGGGGGGCGTGTTCGGAATCGGCTCGGACAGCCACATCAGCGTCAGCGCACCGGAGGAGCTGCGCCTGCTGGAGTACGGCCAGCGGTTGGTGGCCCGGCGCCGCAACGTGCTGCGGGTGGGCTCGGAGGACTCGGTGGGGGCGGGCCTCTACCGCGCCGCCGTGGCCGGAGGTGCCCGGGCGCTGGGGCTGTCCGCTCCCGGCTTGGACGTGGGGGCCCCGGCCGACCTCGTCGTGCTCGATGCGGACCACCCCAAGCTCTACGGGCGCACGCGGGATGCGCTCCTCGACTCCTACCTCTTCGCCAGTGGGAGCGATTGCGTCCGCGACGTCATGGTGGCCGGGCGCTTCGTGGTGCGCGAGGGGCGCCACCCCGCGGAGGACACCCTTCTGGCGCGCTACCGGCGCGAGCTGGACCGGCTGCTCGCGGTGGCCTGA
- a CDS encoding helix-turn-helix domain-containing protein, with protein MRTRVRRAQQLLETTGHSVEVIAERVGFGSATAFREHFQRFVTTSPQAYRRAFRSAPPASH; from the coding sequence CTGCGCACCCGCGTGCGCCGCGCGCAGCAACTGCTCGAGACGACGGGGCACTCCGTGGAAGTCATCGCGGAGCGGGTCGGCTTCGGCTCGGCGACCGCCTTCCGTGAGCACTTCCAGCGGTTCGTCACCACGAGCCCACAAGCCTACCGCCGGGCGTTCCGCTCCGCGCCTCCAGCCAGCCACTGA
- a CDS encoding hemerythrin domain-containing protein produces the protein MNALKLLKNDHRAVEALFKQFEKAGDKAFKEKQEIARKIVKELAIHASIEEQLLYPAARARDERLEDQVLEALEEHHVAKWTLDEIDRMSPEDERFDAKVTVLMESIRHHVKEEETELFPKLERLMGKAELNALGAALEQAKTLAPTRPHPMSPDTPPGNIISDALAKILDMGRDAAREVGRRAGKVATQMVNRAKNPRGAAKASGGTAKRVATAKRSAAAKRGARRTSAAR, from the coding sequence ATGAACGCACTCAAGCTGCTCAAGAATGATCACCGCGCGGTGGAAGCCCTTTTCAAACAGTTCGAGAAGGCGGGCGACAAGGCATTCAAGGAGAAGCAGGAGATCGCCCGGAAGATCGTGAAGGAGTTGGCCATCCACGCCTCCATCGAGGAGCAGTTGCTCTACCCCGCCGCGCGCGCGCGTGACGAGCGGTTGGAGGATCAGGTGCTCGAGGCGCTCGAGGAGCACCACGTGGCGAAGTGGACGCTCGATGAGATCGATCGCATGTCGCCCGAGGACGAGCGCTTCGATGCGAAGGTCACCGTGCTCATGGAGAGCATCCGCCACCATGTGAAGGAAGAGGAGACCGAGCTGTTTCCCAAGCTCGAGCGGCTGATGGGCAAGGCGGAACTCAATGCGCTCGGCGCGGCCCTGGAGCAGGCGAAGACCCTCGCGCCGACGCGCCCGCACCCGATGTCGCCCGACACGCCGCCCGGCAACATCATCTCCGATGCGCTCGCGAAGATCCTCGACATGGGCCGCGACGCGGCGCGTGAGGTGGGCCGCCGGGCGGGCAAGGTGGCCACCCAGATGGTGAACCGGGCCAAGAACCCGAGAGGGGCGGCGAAGGCCAGCGGCGGCACGGCGAAGCGCGTGGCCACGGCCAAGCGCTCGGCCGCGGCCAAGCGAGGGGCCCGGCGGACCTCGGCGGCTCGCTAG
- a CDS encoding RluA family pseudouridine synthase: MKRRTFRVETLHVGRPLGEVLAGVLGLPREEVERLVGVGAVYVGGRRSRDAAARLTPEQVVTVVLEEGGQSPLAAASTPRLEPRILHEDDRLLAVDKPAGMTAQPTEGRVGDSLVDWVGTHLGRPAGLVHRLDRETSGVTVFGKTPEATAALAGEFREGHARKRYLAAVGPVSLPAQGFIDLPLSKDPSRPGRWRATRAANGIPALTGYRVLFTGSDFLLVELLPQTGRTHQLRAHLTALGAPILGDSRYGGAPQAGGLAAPRCLLHARTLELAHPRTGAPVRFEAPVPEDLARFFSAASLLAPSGAIPVAEPPGGQ, translated from the coding sequence ATGAAGCGCCGCACCTTCCGAGTCGAGACCCTTCACGTGGGCCGCCCCCTGGGCGAGGTGCTGGCCGGAGTGCTGGGCCTGCCGCGCGAGGAGGTGGAGCGGCTCGTGGGCGTGGGAGCGGTGTACGTGGGCGGACGCCGCAGCCGCGACGCGGCGGCGCGGCTGACGCCGGAGCAGGTGGTGACGGTCGTGCTCGAGGAGGGCGGACAGAGTCCCCTCGCGGCCGCGAGCACTCCCCGGCTCGAGCCGCGCATCCTCCACGAGGACGATCGGCTGCTCGCGGTGGACAAGCCGGCGGGCATGACGGCGCAGCCCACCGAGGGCCGCGTGGGCGACAGCCTCGTGGACTGGGTGGGCACGCACCTGGGGCGCCCCGCGGGCCTGGTGCACCGGTTGGATCGCGAAACCTCCGGGGTGACGGTGTTCGGCAAGACGCCCGAGGCGACGGCCGCGCTCGCCGGGGAGTTCCGCGAGGGCCACGCCCGCAAGCGCTACCTGGCCGCCGTGGGCCCCGTGTCGCTGCCCGCCCAGGGGTTCATCGACCTGCCCCTGTCGAAGGATCCCTCCCGTCCGGGCCGCTGGCGGGCGACCCGCGCCGCCAACGGCATTCCCGCGCTCACCGGCTACCGGGTGCTGTTCACCGGCTCGGACTTCCTCCTGGTGGAGCTGTTGCCCCAGACGGGACGCACCCACCAGTTGCGCGCGCACCTGACCGCCCTGGGCGCGCCCATTCTCGGGGACTCCCGCTATGGCGGCGCACCCCAAGCAGGCGGACTCGCCGCTCCCCGGTGCCTCCTGCATGCGCGCACCCTGGAGCTGGCCCACCCCCGCACGGGGGCTCCGGTCCGGTTCGAGGCCCCCGTGCCGGAGGACCTCGCCCGGTTCTTCTCGGCCGCGAGCCTCCTCGCTCCCTCGGGTGCCATCCCCGTCGCCGAGCCCCCTGGCGGACAGTGA
- a CDS encoding GIY-YIG nuclease family protein produces the protein MSSNDSSVPSGASSRRSELKRAYKEKPPAMGVFAVRNHPEGKVLVGSSLNLPGALNRLRFELMHLGHRKFPALQEDWNRLGADAFSFEVLDVLEPPEEPGTDLGEELRVLEALWMERLRPYGEAGYHPPPEPSAS, from the coding sequence ATGTCCTCGAACGATTCCTCCGTCCCGAGCGGTGCGTCGTCGCGCCGTTCGGAATTGAAGCGTGCCTACAAGGAAAAGCCCCCCGCCATGGGCGTGTTCGCCGTGCGCAACCACCCCGAGGGCAAGGTGCTGGTGGGCTCGAGCCTCAACCTGCCCGGAGCACTCAACCGCCTGCGCTTCGAGCTGATGCACCTCGGCCACCGCAAGTTCCCCGCCCTGCAGGAGGACTGGAACCGGCTCGGCGCCGACGCCTTCTCCTTCGAGGTGCTCGACGTCCTGGAGCCACCGGAGGAGCCGGGCACGGACCTCGGCGAGGAACTGCGCGTCCTGGAAGCACTCTGGATGGAGCGGCTGCGCCCCTACGGCGAGGCTGGCTACCACCCTCCGCCCGAACCGTCCGCTTCGTGA
- a CDS encoding tetratricopeptide repeat protein, with translation MAGVRNGKGSREGAEGLDPVERHRQSAARLLREGLAARAFGEMVRASRVLPMSPRLAAVLVAFSQLAGTEAAAIALLSSSLPSTRGDTRRAVRLQLARVLRRVGQKSRAIETLQSLVKEFPGDRRARRLLELLSGRAPTTPRPPRSEGTPPGGFVVPPAPPAAGSPPIFSETLMFGATSWEEEDEHTQENPVPPDARFSPRASSVDDRHGTPLETRSPWARQEEEITSEASGLPFSTDAAPPSSPREDSEGAAFSHRRMTLDVTDDLPLDEDDAPARPAAPPPAALRSGPPVPWGQDDETGPSIPRVRRREQPEDPRLEAQLIARQAWRELAQFYLARADSAEELSVRAEALTRLAELLENELHDGAEAARVYGQIVALTGDKSALAEQVRLLSQRSDGDDWAVRRVLDEAVQRASTPEARASAFLARGERLLSTGEEALARADFEACLALAPQSLPALIGLARCVSEPERPGAAERLRAVLTTMPRRAPLRAEGLRRLAELVSHPLGDARLAHWAWTEVLAENPGDAAAQEQLLELTRRLGDSEGLSRLLRASLAREPRGPVARKARLELVALQEAAGDRDAALAELRQAVRFEPGHKEAWLLLVERLIALGQNGEAAWALEHAATATEDDRERMSAWERLARFCRDVLGDAARAQVYANRADNLRASLAEPLPLPPEPVRAASTRPETTGTRSAVLVPPPISQSDVSASAPTVLEMPAVELPLPPAKPATSTSRTRSAVTPPPAASEPSAPPPSGDASPASAWEAPPGKMDPVRRRVKGAPEPLPLVPASPDVTVTRALATPLARSAPAPAPAESRPAAIERVRERPLDPAAYRELSAFFQSRGDQARGALMAEVSSALAGNREATVRFPRRPLTPEERAGLRHPGLRNPSGELLVAVGSALCRLFPTFGRAAGSSEPLLPDSGPGARAALEALQAVARMLDVPLPDVYLSEDDGPPFSLVHPGGPRVLVGRLAVRQVLPEPELRFFAGRALFCVSSDLLALRCLRKDQLLRAVAILGSVLREGSDFGPESRVVRDALHPRARERALGLLESAQREFDAAALAEAARHSANRAGLVAGGGPGPALAALRQLKSSEPECIELVRFSASERYLPLRALGA, from the coding sequence ATGGCTGGCGTGAGAAACGGTAAGGGCTCCCGCGAGGGGGCCGAGGGGCTCGATCCCGTCGAGCGGCACCGCCAGAGCGCCGCCCGACTGCTGCGCGAGGGTCTCGCGGCGCGGGCCTTTGGCGAGATGGTGCGCGCCAGCCGCGTCCTGCCCATGTCGCCGCGCCTGGCCGCCGTGCTCGTCGCCTTCTCGCAACTCGCGGGAACCGAGGCCGCCGCCATCGCGCTCCTGTCCTCCTCGCTCCCCTCCACCCGCGGCGACACCCGCCGTGCCGTGCGGCTCCAGCTCGCCCGGGTGCTGCGCCGGGTGGGTCAGAAGTCCCGCGCCATCGAGACGCTCCAGTCCCTCGTCAAGGAGTTCCCCGGGGATCGCCGCGCCCGCCGGCTCCTCGAGCTGCTCTCCGGACGCGCCCCCACCACTCCCCGGCCGCCCCGGAGTGAGGGGACTCCCCCGGGCGGCTTCGTGGTCCCGCCCGCGCCGCCCGCGGCCGGCTCACCGCCCATTTTCAGTGAGACCCTGATGTTCGGCGCCACCTCCTGGGAGGAGGAGGACGAGCACACGCAGGAGAACCCGGTCCCGCCGGATGCGCGCTTCTCCCCGCGCGCCTCCTCCGTCGATGACCGGCATGGTACTCCGCTCGAGACGCGCTCTCCGTGGGCGAGGCAGGAGGAGGAGATCACCTCCGAGGCCTCGGGCCTGCCCTTCTCGACCGACGCCGCTCCTCCTTCGTCCCCGAGGGAGGACTCCGAGGGAGCCGCCTTCAGCCACCGGCGGATGACCCTCGACGTCACCGACGACCTTCCGTTGGACGAGGACGACGCCCCCGCGCGCCCCGCGGCCCCGCCGCCCGCGGCGCTCCGCTCCGGACCTCCCGTGCCCTGGGGCCAGGACGACGAGACGGGCCCCTCGATTCCCCGCGTGCGACGGCGCGAGCAGCCCGAGGATCCGCGCCTGGAGGCGCAGCTCATCGCGCGTCAGGCCTGGCGCGAGCTGGCTCAGTTCTACCTGGCCCGCGCGGACTCGGCCGAGGAGCTGTCCGTGCGCGCCGAGGCCCTCACGCGGCTCGCCGAGCTGCTCGAGAACGAGCTGCACGACGGGGCGGAGGCGGCGCGCGTCTACGGGCAGATCGTCGCCCTCACCGGGGACAAGTCCGCGCTCGCCGAGCAGGTGCGGCTGCTGTCCCAGCGCTCCGACGGCGATGACTGGGCGGTGCGGCGCGTGCTCGACGAGGCGGTGCAGCGCGCGAGCACCCCCGAGGCCCGGGCCAGCGCCTTCCTGGCGCGCGGGGAGCGGTTGTTGTCCACCGGTGAGGAGGCGCTCGCCCGCGCCGACTTCGAGGCTTGCCTGGCGCTCGCGCCCCAGTCCCTGCCGGCGCTGATCGGCCTGGCCCGGTGTGTCTCCGAGCCCGAGCGGCCCGGCGCCGCCGAGCGGCTGCGCGCCGTGCTCACCACCATGCCCCGCCGTGCTCCCCTGCGCGCCGAGGGCCTGCGCCGCCTCGCCGAGCTCGTCTCCCATCCGCTCGGCGACGCGCGGCTCGCCCACTGGGCCTGGACGGAGGTGCTCGCGGAGAACCCCGGAGATGCCGCGGCCCAGGAGCAGTTGCTCGAGCTGACGCGGCGCCTGGGAGACTCGGAGGGGTTGAGCCGCCTCTTGCGCGCGAGCCTCGCGCGCGAGCCCCGGGGTCCGGTGGCGCGCAAGGCCCGGCTGGAGCTGGTGGCCCTGCAAGAGGCCGCGGGCGATCGGGACGCCGCGCTCGCCGAGCTGCGTCAGGCCGTGCGCTTCGAGCCCGGCCACAAGGAGGCCTGGCTGTTGCTCGTCGAGCGCCTCATCGCGCTCGGACAGAATGGCGAGGCCGCCTGGGCCCTGGAGCACGCCGCCACCGCCACCGAGGACGATCGCGAGCGCATGAGTGCCTGGGAGCGGCTCGCGCGCTTCTGCCGCGACGTGCTCGGGGACGCGGCCCGGGCCCAGGTGTACGCCAACCGCGCGGACAATCTGCGCGCCTCCCTGGCCGAGCCCCTGCCACTGCCTCCCGAGCCGGTTCGCGCCGCCTCCACGCGGCCGGAGACGACCGGCACCCGCTCCGCCGTCCTCGTTCCGCCTCCCATCTCGCAGTCGGATGTCTCCGCGTCCGCGCCCACCGTCCTCGAGATGCCCGCGGTCGAGCTCCCGCTCCCGCCCGCGAAGCCGGCGACGTCCACCTCTCGGACGCGCTCCGCCGTGACGCCCCCGCCGGCCGCGTCCGAGCCCTCCGCTCCGCCCCCGTCCGGGGACGCTTCTCCGGCGTCCGCCTGGGAAGCGCCGCCGGGGAAGATGGACCCCGTGCGCCGCCGGGTGAAGGGGGCTCCCGAGCCGCTCCCGCTCGTGCCCGCCTCCCCCGATGTCACCGTGACCCGCGCCCTCGCCACGCCGCTCGCCCGCTCCGCTCCCGCGCCCGCTCCCGCCGAGTCCCGGCCGGCGGCCATCGAGCGCGTGCGCGAGCGTCCGCTGGATCCGGCGGCCTACCGCGAGCTCTCGGCCTTCTTCCAGAGCCGGGGGGACCAGGCGCGCGGCGCGTTGATGGCGGAGGTGTCCTCGGCGCTCGCGGGCAACCGGGAGGCCACGGTCCGCTTTCCGCGCCGTCCCCTCACCCCCGAGGAGCGCGCGGGACTGCGCCACCCGGGCCTGCGCAACCCGTCGGGCGAGTTGCTCGTCGCCGTGGGCTCCGCCCTCTGCCGGCTCTTCCCCACCTTCGGCCGGGCCGCGGGCTCGTCCGAGCCGCTCCTTCCGGACTCGGGGCCGGGGGCCCGCGCCGCCCTCGAGGCGTTGCAGGCCGTCGCGCGCATGCTGGACGTGCCCCTGCCCGACGTCTACCTGTCCGAGGACGACGGTCCACCCTTCTCGCTCGTGCATCCGGGCGGCCCGCGCGTGCTGGTGGGTCGGCTCGCGGTGCGCCAGGTGCTCCCGGAGCCGGAGCTGCGCTTCTTCGCCGGACGCGCCCTGTTCTGTGTCAGCTCGGATCTGCTCGCGCTGCGCTGCCTGCGCAAGGATCAACTCCTGCGCGCGGTGGCCATTCTCGGCTCGGTGCTGCGCGAGGGCTCCGACTTCGGCCCCGAGTCGCGGGTGGTCCGCGACGCGCTGCATCCCCGGGCGCGCGAGCGGGCGTTGGGCCTGTTGGAGTCGGCCCAGCGCGAGTTCGACGCGGCGGCGCTCGCGGAGGCGGCACGGCACTCGGCCAACCGCGCGGGGCTCGTGGCGGGCGGCGGTCCGGGACCGGCCCTGGCGGCGTTGCGCCAGCTCAAGTCCAGCGAGCCGGAGTGCATCGAGCTGGTGCGCTTCTCCGCCTCCGAGCGCTACCTGCCCCTGCGCGCGCTCGGCGCTTGA